Proteins encoded by one window of Aptenodytes patagonicus chromosome 11, bAptPat1.pri.cur, whole genome shotgun sequence:
- the UQCRFS1 gene encoding cytochrome b-c1 complex subunit Rieske, mitochondrial: MLSVAARSGPFAPYLSAAAHAVPGPLKPLAPAVARRAEKVPLDLKRPLLCRESMNGRSARGGLVAGASLNAPASVRCIHNDVVVPDFSAYRRQDVLDATTSSQGSSEARKGFSYLVTATTCVATAYAAKNVVTQFISSLSASADVLALSKIEIKLSDIPEGKNMAFKWRGKPLFVRHRTQEEINQEAAVDLSKLRDPQHDLDRVKKPEWVILVGVCTHLGCVPIANSGDFGGYYCPCHGSHYDASGRIRKGPAPYNLEVPTYQFLSDDVVVVG; encoded by the exons ATGTTGTCCGTGGCCGCCCGCTCCGGGCCCTTCGCGCCCTACCTGTCGGCCGCGGCGCACGCCGTGCCCGGCCCCCTGAAGCCGCTGGCGCCGGCGGTGGCGCGTCGGGCCGAGAAGGTGCCGCTGGACCTGAAGCGGCCTCTGCTCTGCCGGGAGTCGATGAACGGCCGGTCGGCCCGGGGGGGTCTCGTCGCCGGCGCCAGCCTCAACG CACCTGCCAGTGTTCGTTGCATCCATAATGATGTTGTGGTACCTGACTTCTCTGCCTATCGTCGTCAAGATGTGCTAGATGCCACTACATCTTCTCAAGGCAGCAGTGAAGCTAGAAAAGGGTTTTCCTACCTGGTGACTGCAACGACATGTGTAGCAACTGCATATGCTGCTAAGAATGTTGTCACCCAGTTTATTTCCAGCCTGAGTGCCTCTGCTGATGTGCTGGCGTTGTCAAAGATTGAGATCAAGTTGTCTGACATTCCAGAAGGCAAGAACATGGCTTTCAAGTGGAGAGGGAAGCCCCTTTTTGTGCGTCACAGAACCCAGGAAGAGATTAATCAGGAAGCTGCAGTCGATTTGTCTAAACTGAGGGATCCGCAGCATGACTTAGACAGAGTAAAGAAACCAGAATGGGTCATATTAGTAGGTGTCTGCACTCATCTTGGTTGTGTACCCATTGCTAATTCTGGAGATTTTGGCGGTTATTACTGCCCTTGCCATGGGTCCCATTACGATGCCTCTGGCAGAATCAGGAAAGGTCCTGCTCCCTATAACCTTGAGGTGCCGACTTACCAGTTTCTTAGTGATGATGTAGTGGTTGTTGGCTGA